A single region of the Silene latifolia isolate original U9 population chromosome 8, ASM4854445v1, whole genome shotgun sequence genome encodes:
- the LOC141595093 gene encoding uncharacterized protein LOC141595093: MDRSWMYGKRDFEFMSRLDEFISHAVELQRLCGDGEQLLCPCSVCKNRIKISSVSEMRRHLIMKGFKPDYSVWIWHGEKDNDCHASTRAINLGINVDNVDDFEIDDVSYSNKEVHKDAHVMYKNVEDKNIDRMMDDLENDFLECPEIFQGLVSDNKKPLYPGCSKYTRLSAVLKLYTLKAGNGWSDKSFTALVKLLSDMLPEGNELPTNTYRCKKILCPLATNYQKIHACPQDCILYRKNYSDLDEYPRCKSPRYKLKENPHSRKKGGPVKTLWYLPIIPKFKRIFANPKDAEYMVWHQNGRNKDGKLRHVADASQWRNIDRDFSDFGREPRNLRLGLCTDGINPFGTLSTQHSTWPIMLVIYNLPPWLTTKSKYILLTMLISGPKQPGNDIDVYLAPLIEDLKLLWDVGVEVFDAASGSRFQIHAMLYCTINDFSAYGNLSGYRLKTDKGYPVCGDDTESEWLENSGKYSYSGGRRFLELGHAYRKRKKAFYGKIERRSAPLFLSGKEYHEKVKNINTEFGKPYIPPLEGVYHTKKSIFWDLPYWEHLSVRHCIDVMHVEKNVFDSIIGTLLNIPNKTKDGVKARYDMVARGRFEVNPIEKGKRTYLPPTCTTLSRDEKMAVCESLKGLKVPYGYSSNISRLVSMKDLKLVGLKSHDYHVLLTQLLPVAIRSILPKHVRQVITKLCKFFNAINSKDIDPETFG, encoded by the coding sequence ATGGATCGAAGTTGGATGTATGGAAAGCGGGACTTTGAGTTTATGTCAAGGCTTGATGAATTTATTAGTCATGCTGTTGAACTCCAAAGACTATGTGGAGATGGCGAACAACTTTTATGCCCGTGTAGCGTGTGTAAGAATCGGATCAAGATAAGTTCTGTAAGTGAAATGCGAAGACACTTGATAATGAAGGGTTTTAAACCAGATTATAGCGTGTGGATATGGCATGGAGAGAAAGATAATGACTGTCATGCTAGTACGAGGGCCATAAATCTAGGGATCAATGTTGATAATGTGGATGATTTTGAGATTGATGATGTGTCTTATAGTAACAAGGAGGTTCATAAGGATGCTCATGTTATGTATAAAAATGTAGAAGATAAGAATATTGATAGAATGATGGATGATCTAGAAAACGATTTTCTAGAGTGTCCTGAAATTTTTCAGGGGTTAGTGAGTGATAATAAGAAGCCGTTATATCCCGGTTGCTCTAAATATACTCGTTTGTCAGCTGTCTTAAAGTTGTATACTCTTAAAGCTGGAAATGGGTGGAGTGACAAAAGTTTTACTGCTTTAGTAAAACTATTGTCAGACATGTTGCCAGAAGGTAATGAGCTTCCCACCAACACTTATCGATGTAAGAAAATATTGTGTCCACTTGCCACGAATTACCAAAAAATACATGCATGCCCACAGGATTGCATATTGTACCGAAAAAATTACAGTGACCTAGACGAGTATCCACGATGTAAATCGCCAAGGTACAAGCTCAAAGAAAATCCTCACAGTCGTAAGAAAGGTGGTCCGGTAAAGACCTTATGGTATTTGCCAATTATACCAAAATTCAAGCGTATATTTGCAAATCCGAAGGATGCAGAGTATATGGTGTGGCATCAGAATGGGAGGAATAAAGACGGAAAATTGCGACATGTGGCTGATGCTTCTCAGTGGAGAAATATTGACAgagatttttcagattttggcaGAGAACCTAGGAATTTAAGACTAGGACTTTGCACTGATGGAATTAATCCCTTTGGGACGTTAAGtacccaacatagtacttggccaatAATGTTAGTGATTTATAATCTCCCTCCttggcttaccacaaagagtaaATACATTTTATTGACAATGCTAATATcgggccctaaacaacctggtaATGACATTGATGTGTATCTAGCACCGTTAATAGAAGATTTGAAATTACTATGGGATGTTGGAGTAGAGGTGTTTGATGCAGCTAGCGGTTCAAGATTCCAAATTCATGCTATGTTGTATTGCACAATTAATGATTTTTCTGCTTATGGAAACCTGTCGGGGTATAGGTTGAAAACTGATAAAGGGTATCCGGTATGTGGCGATGACACCGAGTCTGAATGGCTTGAGAACAGTGGAAAATATTCATACAGCGGTGGTCGACGATTTCTAGAATTGGGCCATGCTTATCGTAAGAGGAAGAAGGCATTCTATGGTAAAATCGAGCGCCGATCAGCCCCCTTGTTTCTGAGTGGAAAAGAGTATCATGAAAAAGTTAAGAATATCAATACAGAGTTTGGAAAACCGTACATACCACCACTGGAAGGGGTTTACCACACAAAGAAGTCCATCTTTTGGGACCTACCTTATTGGGAACATTTGTCTGTTAGGCATTGTATTGATGTCATGCATGTTGAGAAGAACGTATTTGATAGTATCATAGGCACTTTGTTGAACATTCCTAATAAGACTAAGGATGGCGTCAAAGCGAGATATGATATGGTTGCTAGGGGGCGTTTTGAGGTAAATCCAATTGAAAAGGGGAAACGTACATACTTACCTCCAACTTGCACAACTTTGTCAAGAGATGAGAAGATGGCGGTGTGCGAGTCTTTAAAGGGTTTGAAGGTTCCGTATGGGTATTCCTCTAACATAAGTCGTCTTGTTTCAATGAAAGATTTGAAACTAGTGGGCTTGAAATCCCATGATTACCATGTTTTGTTAACCCAACTATTACCCGTGGCTATCCGATCTATTTTACCTAAGCATGTTAGACAAGTGATCACAAAGCTATGCAAATTCTTCAATGCAATTAATTCAAAAGACATTGATCCAGAGACTTTTGGATGA